In bacterium, one genomic interval encodes:
- a CDS encoding protein kinase codes for MIGQTISHYKIIEKLGEGGMGIVYKAHDTQLDRFVALKFLPHYLNSDPVEKERFYHEARATSALNHPNITTIYEIAEHDGQLYIALEFVEGSTLKQLVKHEIPSNKTILDIAIQACDGISTAHEKSIVHRDIKSDNIMVTPKGQVKVMDFGLAKVKGAVKLTNAGSTVGTAAYMSPEQALAVDVDNRSDIFSFGVVLYELLTAHLPFRGEHQAAITYSLIHEAPQPLARFNQSVSPEMERIVLKALEKDKTERYQHIEDMQADLRKEMKNMEYARTGYVKAVAALPVVNADKNRKVLKYAIPAVVAVIIIAAFVFNPFSVQINTQKTQASEKNSLAVMYFQNIADPEDKHHTGDMLADLLITSLSQTKDLEVVSRERLYDIQKEFKADSRIIAPDMATKVAQRAGVTTMLLGSILQHEPTLAVTARIIDVQSGKILSSVRVIGYSSKQIFALVDTLALLIRNDLRIADASPDEKKSVTTVTTNSIEAYRSYIEGVDLNGKFLNEEAYVAYKKAIELDTNFAMAYYALATARGNVSSMERSASLQKAYALSGRLPERERLIIQNTYVSDIENNPAKAAVLMEEYIQKFPHEKGAYLELGAYYGRTGELEKMGLTYLKGIQVDSLDKNLWNILGYHQAGVNNKSKALAAMERYMRLAPAEPNPYDSKGDIYFILGETDSALVWWKTALKFRTDFMSSWKIGAQYLLRDDYAHAEKYLLQYASARGEDHKLYVDAVPPQIAMRQGKMNLAIRQILELLPRHAKQNPPDLIFYDYADLISLYDEIGDFDAAEKYARMNALELQKDPAYPVAGADLLAYVFHRNGKQNLSAELMRGLRNNYDRMAPEDKANVDYTDGVLAFEKGDYDAALKHFQNATARAFPNHAPQYHMALSLLKSGQTGDAIKEFHLLTWRSQMGNMFFDLDYLPFWNYGSVFSVKAHYWLGVAYEQQGEKQKAISEYEKFLQIWKDADFKSKELEDAKIRLAKLKGVTAP; via the coding sequence ATGATCGGACAAACCATCTCACATTATAAGATCATAGAAAAACTCGGCGAAGGCGGGATGGGTATCGTGTATAAAGCGCATGACACACAACTGGATCGCTTTGTTGCGCTGAAATTTCTCCCGCATTATCTCAATTCCGATCCTGTTGAAAAAGAACGGTTCTATCACGAAGCCCGCGCTACCTCCGCCCTCAATCACCCGAACATTACGACGATTTACGAAATCGCGGAACATGACGGGCAATTGTACATTGCATTGGAATTCGTTGAGGGATCGACGCTGAAACAACTGGTCAAACATGAAATTCCATCAAACAAAACCATTCTGGACATTGCGATCCAAGCCTGCGACGGCATATCGACCGCCCATGAAAAAAGCATCGTACACCGCGATATCAAATCCGACAACATCATGGTCACGCCCAAAGGCCAGGTCAAAGTCATGGATTTCGGTTTAGCGAAAGTGAAGGGTGCGGTAAAATTAACCAATGCCGGATCCACGGTCGGCACGGCGGCGTATATGTCTCCTGAACAGGCGCTCGCCGTAGACGTGGACAACCGTTCCGATATTTTTTCTTTCGGCGTCGTACTGTATGAACTGCTCACGGCCCACCTACCCTTTCGTGGGGAGCATCAGGCCGCAATAACTTATTCACTGATTCATGAAGCACCTCAGCCTTTAGCGCGTTTTAATCAATCTGTTTCACCGGAGATGGAGCGTATCGTTTTGAAAGCGCTTGAAAAAGATAAGACAGAGCGTTACCAGCATATTGAAGACATGCAGGCCGATCTTCGTAAAGAAATGAAGAACATGGAATATGCACGAACAGGATACGTCAAAGCGGTTGCCGCCTTGCCGGTTGTGAATGCCGATAAGAATCGGAAAGTGCTGAAATATGCGATCCCCGCCGTCGTTGCGGTCATTATCATCGCGGCTTTTGTTTTTAATCCCTTCAGCGTGCAGATCAATACGCAGAAAACCCAGGCCTCAGAAAAGAACTCACTAGCTGTTATGTATTTCCAAAACATTGCGGACCCTGAAGACAAACATCATACCGGTGACATGCTGGCCGATCTTTTGATTACTTCTCTTTCTCAGACCAAAGACCTCGAGGTTGTCAGCCGGGAACGATTATACGATATTCAAAAAGAATTTAAGGCCGACTCAAGAATCATTGCACCGGACATGGCAACCAAAGTGGCGCAGCGCGCCGGCGTGACCACGATGCTTCTCGGATCCATTCTGCAGCACGAGCCCACTCTCGCTGTAACCGCGCGAATTATTGATGTTCAAAGCGGAAAGATCCTCAGTTCCGTTCGCGTGATCGGATATTCGTCGAAACAAATTTTTGCGCTGGTCGATACGCTCGCTTTACTCATAAGAAACGACCTCCGCATCGCCGATGCTTCGCCCGATGAAAAAAAATCGGTAACAACGGTTACTACAAATTCCATTGAGGCCTACCGGTCGTACATCGAGGGCGTTGATCTCAACGGGAAATTTCTTAATGAAGAAGCGTATGTTGCCTATAAAAAGGCGATAGAACTCGACACCAATTTTGCAATGGCGTATTATGCGCTGGCAACTGCCAGAGGAAATGTAAGCAGCATGGAACGCAGCGCGTCTTTGCAAAAAGCATACGCTCTCAGCGGCAGACTCCCGGAACGCGAACGTCTGATCATTCAGAACACCTATGTCAGTGATATTGAAAATAACCCTGCAAAAGCGGCTGTTTTGATGGAAGAATATATTCAGAAATTCCCGCATGAGAAAGGCGCCTATCTTGAACTTGGAGCATATTATGGACGCACCGGAGAATTGGAAAAAATGGGATTAACCTACCTTAAGGGAATTCAGGTCGACTCCCTCGATAAGAATTTGTGGAATATCCTTGGTTATCACCAGGCCGGCGTAAATAACAAAAGCAAAGCTTTGGCCGCGATGGAACGCTATATGAGATTGGCGCCAGCGGAGCCCAATCCCTATGACAGCAAAGGCGATATTTATTTTATTTTGGGAGAAACAGACTCGGCGCTGGTTTGGTGGAAAACAGCTCTAAAATTCCGCACGGATTTTATGAGTAGTTGGAAAATCGGCGCACAGTATCTCTTACGCGACGATTATGCCCATGCAGAAAAATATCTGCTTCAATATGCCTCGGCGCGAGGAGAAGATCACAAACTATATGTTGACGCCGTTCCACCGCAGATTGCCATGCGTCAGGGAAAAATGAATTTAGCTATTCGACAAATTCTCGAGTTGCTGCCCAGGCACGCTAAGCAAAACCCCCCCGATCTGATATTTTATGATTATGCAGACCTGATCTCCCTTTACGATGAAATAGGAGACTTTGACGCCGCAGAAAAGTATGCACGAATGAATGCATTGGAGTTACAGAAGGACCCGGCGTATCCTGTAGCCGGCGCAGATCTATTAGCGTACGTCTTTCACAGAAACGGCAAACAAAATTTGTCTGCAGAACTGATGCGCGGTCTTCGAAACAACTACGATAGGATGGCGCCTGAAGATAAGGCAAATGTCGATTATACGGACGGCGTACTTGCTTTTGAAAAAGGAGATTATGATGCGGCCCTGAAACATTTTCAAAATGCAACGGCACGCGCCTTTCCGAATCATGCCCCCCAATATCACATGGCTTTGAGTCTTTTAAAGTCCGGACAAACGGGGGATGCTATAAAGGAGTTTCATCTTCTTACATGGCGTTCCCAAATGGGTAACATGTTTTTTGACCTCGATTATCTTCCCTTTTGGAATTACGGGAGTGTTTTTTCCGTCAAAGCTCATTACTGGCTTGGTGTTGCTTATGAGCAACAAGGCGAAAAACAAAAAGCAATCTCAGAATACGAAAAATTTCTTCAGATATGGAAAGATGCCGATTTCAAATCGAAAGAACTGGAGGATGCAAAGATAAGGTTAGCAAAACTTAAAGGAGTTACGGCCCCATGA